The genomic stretch tcagttgaatcatttgcaaatattttctcctattctgtagcttgtgtttttgttttatggtttcctttctttGTGCAAGAACTTttgtttgattaggtcccatctgtttagttttgtttttattttcattactctaggaggtggatccaaaaagatattgttgcaatttatgtcaaaaagtgttctgcctgttttcctctaagaggtttatagtatctggtcttacattaagtcttttatccattttgagtttatttttgtgtatggtgttagagaatgttctaatttcattgatttacatgtggctgtccagttttcccagcaccacttactgaagagactgtcttttcttcatggtacagttttcctcctttgttgtagattaactgACCACAGATGCATGGGTTCCGGCAAGctgtattttcattatcattcaggtttaagtattttataactttcattatggttttttctttggctcaggTTACTtagaaggttttctttttctggaatttgaGTTTCATTTGAAAAGCAATAGCCAACAAAACCATCAAAATAGATTTATATCTGAAGGATGTGGGGTTCAGTGCTTGGAGGTAGTGTGGTGTCACAATGGTTAAttcagaagaaatgagaaatgagacCATCAGTTTGTACCAAACACCAGGCGGCAGAAGAGCCGGTGGCTGATTGTAGGGGCTGCATGATTGTTTTCTCATGTCTCTCTTGTTTTCCTGGGAGAGGCACTGAAGGCTGTCTGCTTGCACGGCCACCTCTCATGCTTCTGGGCCAATGTCCCCCCACTAGGGACACTAACACGTGACCAGAGCTGACAGAGGCTAAACTGGGGGTCAGCGTGGCACTGAGGTCACACACAGGCAGTGACCAGGCTGAGCACCGTCAATGCTCCGATGTCTGGGGAACTGGAGGCACAAGGAGGTGAGAACCGGCCGAGGCCCCACATCTCCAGGCATGAGGGTGAGTCGGTGACCCCGGCTCGAGGGACTATGCTCTTTGCACCCGCTTCCTTTCTGGAAATCAATGACATCAGATTAGAGTGTTTCTTCTCTTCTAACAAACTGGTGAGATTAAAACTCACCTGCTGTCTATGAGCTGCTGGAGCACCTTTGGGCCACAACCCGGAGGGAAGTATTTGCCAGCAAGATCTCCATCCGTCAGTCTGTTTCTGGCAACCCATCATTGGCCCTAAATGTGGAAAAGATATTTCCTGCATTGTTCATAGTGACCTAAACTAGAAAGAGCCTACATGTTAGGAAATGGTTAAGTCGGCTTTTTATTTAACGgatcattcagtcagtcagtcagttcagttgctcagtcgtgtccgactctttgcgaccccatgaatcgcagcacaccaggcctccctgtccatcacaaactcccggagtttactcaaactcatgcccatcaagttggtgatgccatccagccatctcatcctctgtcatccccttctcctcctgcccccagtccctcccagcatcagggtcttttccaacgagtcaactcttcacatgaggtggccaaagtactggagtttcagcttcagcatcagtccttccaatcaacacccaggactgatctcctttacgacgGATCATTAGGTAGCCACAAAAAGCGCTTCCTATTTGTAATAATATGGGAGACACACTAACATAGAGAGTGATAATTTTTCTACAGTACATGTGATATATTTCCATCTATGGTATTAATGTGTGTTATACAACAATATCTTATATAcaacaatattttatatgtaacaaTATACTCATCATGGGATATTATAAACcataattaataaaaaacaaGCCAAACCCCCAGGACATATCACATATCCTTCATCTAGAATCAGCAGAATCTGGCCCACCACCTGCTTTGGTAAAATAAAGCTTTACTGGCACAGAGCTGTGCTTGTTTGTTTCTGTGGCCTGACTGCTGTTGCATGTCATGGCTAAGCTGAGTTGTGACAGAGATCTTGTGGCTACAAAGCCAAGAACAGTTATGATCCATCCCCTAACAGAAGGTTTGCCAGCCTGCGTTGTCACTCACTCAGTGTCTGTGTACTGTTGTTATTGCTTCTTTGCTCACCCTTTGAGAGCAAACTGCAGACACTGTGACCTTGTTCTGTGGCCCTGAAGACCACAGCGGACATCCTTCATGACAAGGACATTGTCTGAGATGGCTGCAGGCCATCAAACCAGGGAGCTTGGATGTTgatgtcccccctcccccactggtgGACAGCCGAGACCCAAGGTTTGCCAAATGTCCCAGTAGCATCCCTTACAGCAACCTTTCCCACCAGGATCCCAGGTGTGTTTTCCCTAAGCCAGCCCCCCGGCACCTGTTTGAACAATTCTGCCTCATCACATCTCCAGTTCTGGGACTGTGCCAGCAGGATCACAGTGCCAGGTTATGCCCGGCCACACCTGGGGCCGGGCTGCTGGTACAGGAGAAGGGCCCACTGAGCTGTGGAATGGAGGTGCCTGGTGCAGGCAGAGCTGTTGTAGTGCTGTAGCTTTTAGAAAGAACAGCACTCTTAACCTGGAGAGACGTTTGCACTGGGAGCACTCTCTCCTGTCTTCTGATGGAGGAGGCCCTAAGACCAGGGTCATTATTAGTTTTCTGGGTCCAAACAGCTGAAAATGTAGGTGTCAACATTTTACTGATAAAAAGCTGTATTACTTCCTGGATGACAGGCCCCTCCCATCCCTCTTATACTGTGCCAAAATTCTGGGGCAAGCCACACCCCCACCCAGGAGAGCATGAAGGCCCAGCCAGACCACTCCTGGAGGGAAGACAAGGGCAGGCACGCACATGGATGTGCAGGATGTGGGACAGAACCTGGGAGCCAGGCTTGGAGAAGTGGAACTCACCTGAACGGAGAGCTGGCCTTCTGTCTTGTGTCTGAAAAGCTGCAATGCAGGCAAAAGCTGGATCCAAGCTGCCATCAAGATCCCGGAGCTGACGTGGCCAGGGCAGGAAGTGCCCATGGTGGCAGCATTTAGTGTCCTGAGTGGTCCACCTGGTAAGCCAGGCTGCTCAGCTGGGATGGTGGTTGAGCCGGGAAGACACACAGGGAGTCCAGTTCCTGGGGATGGGAGCCAAGTTCAAGGAATGGTGCTCCAGCAGAGGAGGGAAGGCACCAGGACAAAGCACCCCACTGCTGGCACAGCCAGCCGAGGTGGGGGGGACAGTGGGGTCCCCGGTGCTCACTGCAGAAGCACTGCTGTCCAGCCCAGGGACACAGGCCTCCTGCCAGGCTGCACAGAGATGGACTCGGGACACAGTGGGCAAAGGGTCTGCTTCTTCTGTGGGTGACATTTCCGATGGCGAATGAGACATGAGCTGTAGGCAAAGGTCTTCCCACACTCCTTACATCCATatggcttctctccagtgtgggtTTTCTGATGTTTCAGGAGATTGGACTGCAGTTAAAAGCTTTGCCGCACTCGCTACATTTACAGGGCTTTTCTCCGGTGCGACTCCTCCGGTGCTTGGTCACGTCAGAGCTGTGCCTGAAAGTCTTCCTGCACTGGGCACACCGgaagggcttctctccagtgtggacTCTGGTGACGAACGTGATCCGTCTTGTGCTTAAAGATGCGCCCGCATTCTCTGCATTCATAGGGCTTCTTCCTCTGGAAGCGAGTGAACATGGAACTCCCTCAAAGTCATCTTTAAACGAAGCATCAAAGGCCTCACATATGTGCTCCTCATTCTCAGGACTGAGGCGGGCTTCCTTCCTGTGCTTTTGGGCCAAAGTGGGGCTCTGGTTTGGCTCTTCTTTCCCAGATGCCTTCTCTTCCTTGGCAGTGTCCTTCTGCACGTGCACTTCTGCCTCTGGGGTCcgggtcttattttttttttgcctgtgggcTTTTCCATCCTTGTTTTCAGGGCAcaggaaggccccctggaagCCGGCAAGGGTCAAGAATGGTCAAGGGCAAAATCCTCTCGCCTACAAAGTCCCTTGTAAATTTACTTCTTCAGAAAGGACTTTATTTTTCCAAGCTTGGAACTGAAGTTCTGGAACAGAAGAGTGCCAGCAACCCTTCTGAGGCTGGAGAGAAACAAGACCATGAACTGTTAGATTAAGTGAATGTCTGGGAGGAACTGAGTTACAAAGTGACAGATGGGCAgggaaaggggtggcagaggcatGCGGACAGGGCCCCCTTCCTTTCTTGCTGGTATATGCCACCCAGACATCTCATGTTTCAGGCTGGACATGACCAAAGAACTGATCTCCCAGAACACCCCCACTCCAATCTCACTCTTCCGTTTTCCTCACCTGGGTAAATGTCATCATTTACTCAGTTACTCAccaaggaattctttttttttttttttaaatttatttctttggctctgctaggtcttagttgtggcatgcaggatctagttccctaaccagggattgaacccgggccccctgcattgggagggtggcatcttagccactggaccaccagggaagtctctaaccAAAGAATTCTTATTCCTCTGCCAGGGGTGGCATCTCCACACCTGCGTCCAGCAGGATTCATGTGCACCATGGACCAATGACTGCTGTCTGGCCCCCAATTGTGGAGTTTCCCTGCCCTTTATTTGCTCCTTCTCCACTTCTTATATTTGGGACCAGACTATGTGCTT from Odocoileus virginianus isolate 20LAN1187 ecotype Illinois unplaced genomic scaffold, Ovbor_1.2 Unplaced_Contig_23, whole genome shotgun sequence encodes the following:
- the ZFP41 gene encoding LOW QUALITY PROTEIN: zinc finger protein 41 homolog (The sequence of the model RefSeq protein was modified relative to this genomic sequence to represent the inferred CDS: inserted 4 bases in 3 codons; deleted 2 bases in 1 codon), producing the protein MEKPTGKKKKTRTPEAEVHVQKDTAKEEKASGKEEPNQSPTLAQKHRKEARLSPENEEHICEAFDASFKDDFEGVPXFTRFQRKKPYECRECGRIFKHKTDHVRHXRVHTGEKPFRCAQCRKTFRHSSDVTKHRRSRTGEKPCKCSECGKAFNCXSNLLKHQKTHTGEKPYGCKECGKTFAYSSCLIRHRKCHPQKKQTLCPLCPESISVQPGRRPVSLGWTAVLLQ